From the Hippocampus zosterae strain Florida chromosome 13, ASM2543408v3, whole genome shotgun sequence genome, the window TGGGTGGTGTTCCATTTATGAACAGTAGACAATTCTGACCTGTGTgcacatttgtcacaaggttTTACGAAGCCTGGGATCTGTGCTTGACTGAAGGCAGTGAGGCTGACAAGGCTGAGATCGGCAAAGCCTGTCTGGTTCACATGGAAGTTGAGCTGGCCATCCACTTCTACCGCATGAGTGGCAATGTGGGAATGGTGATGTCACTGCAGGCCATCCAGGTACAGTTATGGCCGGTGGAGCTTTGGGCATTGCTTGCCAAATAGCTTTGGCTTTTCGAACAAATGAAACATGAAGTTTGTGAATTCAAGAATAAacactaaactttttttttcattcataggGCATTGAGGATTATAACTTACTTGCAGGCCACTTGGCCATGTTCCTGGAGGACTTCTGTCTTGCTCAGGACCTCTATTTGGCCTCAAGCTGCCCCATAGCTGCCCTGGAGGTCAGATAcatagatatacacacacacacacacatttgtacatATATACTGTTCCTAGTTTTTAGGCTTCAGCATTGTAAACTAACGAGTTGTTGTAAGTTAAATTCTCTTGTTGTATTATTCAGATGAGGAGAGACCTGCTGCACTGGGACAGCGCTCTGAAGTTAGCTAAGGGGTTAGCAGAAGACCAGATTCCATTTCTCTCCAAAGAATATGCCGTTCATCTGGAGTTTATGTACATATACACACCCAGAAACAATCTTAATTCTGTTATGATCTTTAATGTTAGATCTGATGCATCATCTGGTTTtccgtgtctctctctctctctgtgtgtagTGGAGACTACATGAATGCTCTGGCACATTATGAGAAAGGAATGACTCATAATAATAAAGTAAGTGCGAcagtttaaatttttgcagtttGACGTCATAATGAAGTGTGAAGTCAATGCTTCTGAATGCGAGTCAAAAATAGGAACGGCTTTCAGTGTGATGCAGTACAACAATTTAATCACAATCATGAACAGATTGTGAAATTAATACCTCACTGACCGTATAAATCAAAAATGAGGACAGTACTATCATCCTTAGAAAGGCACAATCAGTCCCATGGAAACTCACTGATTTTCTAAAGTCAAGAGTATCATTTGATAAGGCACAAACATTGTCTAGTTTGAATAACGATGACACTGTcatactgttgttgttgtttttttatcaatgttgtttacttttttactCTACTGTTTTCTTACTATCCCTTGGGTTGCAGTTCCAGGAGCATGATGAGGTATGCCAGGCAGGTGTAGCCAGAATGTCCATTCGGATGGGTGACATAAGGAGAGGAGTGGCACAGGCTATTCAGCACCCAAGTAGAGTCCTGAAGAAAGAATGCGCAGCCATACTGGAAAGCATGAAGGTAAGTGTTTAGTTTTAGTGCCCTCTAAATTCCTGTACGGTATTATGGATGTGTGtctgtatttgattttttttttgtttgttttatatcgCAGCAATTCTCAGAAGCTGCACAGCTCTATGAAAAAGGACAGTGCTATGACAAGGCAGCATCAGTTTATATTCGCTGCAAAAACTGGTGAGACAAATCCCGAAAACAGAGGCGTTCATATCCTGAATGTGGTCTCAAGTtatattgtcattttatgtgaagtgttcttttgatggcggcgcaggcacccgcagcggctcctcttgtagtctgttgtctgtttaagagggaggaaattttatctgtgctgcacacatttgacaataaagttgtacatgATACTTGACTTGAAGTTGTCGACAGTGAAACAATTCCTTTTTCAGGGTAAAGGTGGGAGAGTTACTGCCTAATGTCACCTCTTCAAAGATTCACCTGCAGTATGCTAAAGCCAAAGAGGCAGATGGCAAGTAGGTTCCATTCGGCGTCTCCATTGAGCTCaggaattgtaaaaaaaaacaaacaacaacaacaaaaatggggTAATGGTTCTGTGTTCTTCAGTTATAAGGAGGCAGCACAAGCCTATGGGAGCGCAAAAGACTGGGACAATGTAACTCGCGTGCTGCTGGATCACCTGAAAAACCCAGAAGGAGCTGTTCGCATTGTCAGAGAGACGCAGAGCATTGAAGGAGCGAAGATGGTGGCCAGGTGAGACAAAATGTCTGCCTTGACAAAAAGTTAATGCTCAGTTTTAACAAGATGTTAATTATTCTGGTTGCAGTTGGTGTATAACTGCATCATAATCTACTGAGAGACGTTCCGTGAATTATTTGATCCAATATTGATTTTCTGGAATATTAGAAACACAGACCCCTAAACAGACAGTTCTTATGTCGGAGCTCATTTGACTGTGAAAGGGCATCGAGTCATCAAGTGACTGCACATGCAAATTACCACACACAACAACATTTGTTGTATGCATACATAAttcctgttttaaaaaaatacatgcaagaTATGCTTTTCATTCCTTCACTCTGCTCTTTTGTGTCATCGTAACAGCTCGTATGATGGGTTTGTGTCCTTTGCAGATTCTTCTTGTCGTTAAATGACTACGGCTCAGCCATCCACTTCTTGGTGCTGTCACAGTGCAACGATGAAGCCTTCCAGTTAGCACAGCAGCACAGACAGATGGAGGTCTACGCGGATATCATCGGTCTGTGACTGTCACCTCTCGTTAAGTTGAAATACTGCGATTGGGTTCATTGCTTTGCATCATGCACTTTACCGCTTTGTGCATGTTTACCAGGCTCTGATGCAACACTGGAGGATTATCAGAGCATCGCTCTCTACTTTGAGGCAGAGAAAAACCACCTGCAAGCTGGCAAATTCTTTCAAAAATGTGGACAATACAACAGGGTAGGACAtcgcttttattattattttttatttacactCGTTCGTTACCATACATTCTAAAACTCTGAAATTATTTCCTGACAAATGCACTGACCTATTGTGAAATATGGACCTGCTTAGTTGAAGCCACAGCTGATGATATACTTGTAGCTGCCATGACTTAGTCTGTTGAATGAATGGCAACAGATGGATGCCTGGTTAATTGtatcttctgccatctagtggaagactGTTTCGCATCACTGGCATAGGTGGATGACCAATCATACATTATTGTCGTAAATAAATAACGATTGAAGATATTGAAAATCATTTCTGACCAATTGAGTACATTTAGATTATTATCCGCGCTAATCACTCAGCTACAGCATCAGCCCAACTCGGGAACGACCTCCAAGTGGTGCTGGGCGTGCCTTCGCGCTACGAACAGTTCCCTGTCAACAGACGACAACTGGGTCTGCAGGTCGCTGCGGCTTTAGGAGGCGCTTTGGGGCCCAGTTGGAGGTTGCTCAACAGCAACAGCTACAGCATCAACCTCTCTTGTTCTCTTCCTCAGGCGTTGAAGCACTTTCTGAAGTGTCCTAATACGGAAGACAGCCTGGCTCTGGACATGGCCATTGAGACAGTGAGCGATCAGTGTGTCCGGTGCAAAAATCCCTCTCAGCCGCGTTCAAAATTCATGTGTTTAATGTGTGTGTACCAACAGGTGGGCCAAGCCAAAGACAGCTCCCTGACTAATCTACTAATAGAATACCTTATGGGGGAGAGCGATGGCATCCCAAAGGTGATGATTATACGGTGTTATGTGTCATcccctttttacattttatcgTGACAGTTCCAGCCGAAACTGTTTCCATATAACCCTCTCCGTTCAGTGAGATACAACACAATgcctttacaaaaataaaaagattttagTTCCTGCGATTACACAGCAACTATAATGCAATTCAGAAAAACTACTGGTGTTTGCTGTTTCGCATAGAAACAATTCTTAGAAAATAGTCTCAACGGTGTCTGAAAATTTTAACCACGTTTTAACTGTTTCTCGTTTGGATTATTAGGATGCGAAGTACCTGTTCCGACTCTATATGGCACTGCAGCAGTACAGGGAAGCCGCTCGCACTGCCATCATCATCGCTAGGGAAGAGCAGAATGCAGGTATGATCCACTCTATCCCAAAAGCTGTTTACCTACCATTGCAGCATAATAAATGTGATAGAACCACTCTACTCTGAACTGATTTTCAGCCgtgttccttgtgtgtgttttctaccAGGTAACTACCGTAGTTCCCACAACGTGCTGTTCAGCATGTACACACAACTGCAGGCCCACAAGATAAAGATTCCTGCAGAAATGGCCACTAACCTGATGATCCTGCACTCTTACCTGCTGGGAAAAGTGAGTGCTGAATGTAAAATGGACAGCCAAACAAAAACCATAAAATACTTTTAGTGGTTAGGTTTATTGGAAACACACCTGAATCAGGGTTATGTTTGCTTTTGCCTTTAATTTTAAAATCCtgtctcatgaaaaaaaaaacttatacgATCACAACATATCAAAATAGAGGATATTGGATTGTTGGATTGGATCGGTTGCACTAATAAAATGAGTTTCAGTTTGTAATAACTGGGTAAGGATTACGGATTTTATGACACTTTACATATGGTGAATTGGCTCAAATTGACATGTCGAACAATCAGTCCCATTTAATATGCGTTTGAATATGATTTCCCCATTATTAGAGAcattatatttttgttattaagtttattttttttccacacgtaGCAAATTAAATACTATTACGTCGATATACCCTAGCAAAGAGAAAGATGAGTCAAATGCTGTTTCACACtgtgcaatgacaataaagattGTCATAaataagatttaaaaaacaaacctttCCATACAGGTTCATATCAAGAGGAAAGACCACCTTAAAGGGGCACGTATGCTCATTCGTGTCAGCAAAAATATCAGCAAGTTTCCTGCACGTAAGTCATTCGACAACAATGCAGCTAttattccttgtgtgtttctacatacttggccaataaagatgattctgattcggaGCTATTCATCCCATTTTATCGTCAGTGTCACGGgtgcggacattgtatcggtctatcgtggtgaagaaggagctgagccaaagggcgatgctctcaatttaccggtcgatctacgttccaaccctcatctatggtcacgagctatgggtcgtgaccgaaagaacgagatcccggttacaagtggccgaaatgagttttctccgcagggtgtccgggctctcccttagagataaggtgagaagctcggtcatccgggaggggctcagagtcgagccgcttctcctccacatcgagaggagccagatgaggtggcttgggcatctgattcggatgccccctgagcgcctccctggtgagggcatgtcccaccgggaggagaccccgaggaagacccaggacacgctgagagactatgtcacccagctggcctggaaacgtctcaggatcccccggggagagctggaagaagtagctagggagagggaagtctgggcttccctgctaaagctgtttccCCCGCGGCCCGGCCCCggccggataagcggtagatgatggatggatggatggatggatggatgtcccgggtgagctggagcctattccagctgacaaagaaccattcacacttacagTCACACCTTGacataatttcacattttcaatgagCCTAATAtagaaaaagacattttttgaaCAAGGTCTCactttgtgtgttgtgttgctgCAGATGTTGTGCCCATTTTGACATCGGCGGTCATTGAATGTCACCGAGCCGGGTTGAAAAACTCCGCCTTTGGCTTTGCTGCCATGCTCATGCGGCCTGAGTACCGAAACGAGATACACCAGAACTACAGGAAGAAAATTGAGGCTATGGTTCGGTGAGCAACCAGCATGACACACTCTCCTGGCGTCAACTGACTTCACATaccacacacaatcacacgccGATATGTTTATTTATGTGCTCAATTGAAAGTTGACTATTCaatgttgtctttctttttgaaaattgttCTGCCTTTGTCAAAAGGATGAGGAAACTGTAATTTACGAACTTCACCACTAGATAGAGCAGCTACACTGTAACTCGGGTATCACCAATGTGGATCAAGCAGGCACCAGGTAGACCCCTTGAGTAGCAGCCCATGTTCCTGTTCTAAAAATCAGTGCCATGCTTTGAATTGTATATTATGAATAATAGCCTTTACAtacattttacataaacatGATAACTATTATTATCTTATGTACGTCACCTGGACCATCTGTCTGTTTTAGAAACCAAACGCATCCCTTGAGCACAAACATTTGCTTGCCCTTGCTCAAACTCCATGAGAATCCCCAAGAAAATCTGAATGTTCAGCGGTATACATCGTGGTCATCtatgatctgttcatttgatACCCGACTTTCATGTTGTTAGGCGTCCAGATACATCAGAGTTGGAAGAGGAAACTACCCCGTGTCCTTACTGTGGCTTTCAGCTTCCGCAGAATGAACTGCTGTGCATCTCGTGCAAGAACAACCTGCCCTATTGCATTGCCACAGTGAGTGTGCTTGACCATTCATTGGGCTGATCAAACACGTGACAATTTCCTCCtggaaaatcacattttgtttcttttgtcttgcTTTATCGCCACAACGATAGGGTCGTCATATGCTGAAAGAAGACTGGTCTGTGTGTCCTCATTGTGAATTTCCTGCACTCTACTCGCAGTTCATCCTGTAAGCGACACACGCTGTGGTTTGGAATACTATAGTTTTGACACACTTCGTTGAAACAAAATGCATACAGAATTTATTATGACTGCCGGTTTCTCAGTATCGATTGAAAGACAAGAGCTTTGGatgaatttatttgaaaaaaagtgacttttgatTTCAGGTTACTGGAGACTGAGACAGTGTGTCCGATGTGCTCAGAGACTCTGAGTGCCCAGCAAGTGAAGAAGATCAAAGATTGTTCCAAACACTTGCAGACGGATCAAGTGGATCAGTGAAGCTGACGGTGAAAGTTGAACATGTACATTTGCCCTCTTCTCTTCAGCTTGCAGTTTTAACAGAATTCAAATGAACTTTTGTGAAAATTTAATCCTCTGCCAAAGCCACTCTTTTGACTCAGATGTAGAGCACACCGACTACTGTTTATATTCTTATAACTTTTTGGGCATCTGGTTTATTGAATTGTTAATGTAGTACAGTAAGatatctttatttgtcccacactggggaaatttacagtatttacatgtattttttaccTGTATTTACATGTAATGTACATGTAATTTTACATGTATTCAATTTACATGAATGGGCAAATAGAGTAATTTTAACATTTGTCAAATAAACCAATACAGCTATTTTCAAATATGATTAGAAGCTCACGAATGGACTTAATGCTCACTAATGGGCATAAAGTACAGTATGTCATCCATGTGCATATCCTATGTTATGGTGGTTCACGATACTGTATCGCACAATTTCAGTACACAAATTGATTGCCGGTAGTTTTCGATGTGGAGATTGTAGTAACTATACACTCTCCTCTAAAAGTCTCATTGTTTTTGTCCAACAGCCAAAGGATAAATAGTTTGTGCACATTTAATGATCAAGCATGTTGTCATAGAAAAgtacaaattttatttttattctttgtacaAAGCACTGTTTACCCaagtatttttaaacaaaaatataacagCTTCTCATTGACATGGactgaaaaaaatgagacaaaatatAAAACGCCAACAAATGTAAAGACAGAAAAGCAGATCACatcgaacaaaaacaaacagtcatTGTAAaaagtactttaaaaaaaaaagaaaatggaacttCCTCATCATTGTTTCAGGCAGTAGAGGACAGCAAGTGCTTTACACCAAATAGCTCAAAATTCACTGAAAGGCATCAGTCCTGCAATCCAATGTGTACTGTACAGGCCATGTTGTTGAAAAGTGTTTTTCTCAGTCCACcgactgaaagtccagtttgaCTTTCGGCTGCCTCATATTTGACAAAATTCCACCCATCCCCCTTTGACACTACGAACAACCCACATTGCGTGAAACAAACTAGTTGAACCAGATGGAACACTGATGTTAGATTGTGAGCAGCAGCGTCCACATACTTCCGAAACCCTTTTCACGTTCAACATGTttgccaaaacaaaacaaaaaaactgcctGTTACACAACACGTTAGTTACATGCATTCAATCTGCAACAGAACTCGCGAGATGAAGACAACTACGAACACATGGAATGTTTACAGCATCAAGTTGTGTTTGGAAATAGAAACACAAGAGTTCCAGTTGAAAaggaaccccccctcccccagacaAGATAAACAAATATCACAACATGAAGAGATTCCGAGAATTGGCTAGTGCTCATTTTTGGCCCGTTGTGGTATTTCAGTTTGACAGTGACCGATCTTGGTGTCTTTAACAACACTgatgactttttaattttttccccagCACAACCACACAAACCTAATTCAGTCATTTGGAAATGACTTTGGCCACATTCGAAAATGTTTAGCTCAGTGCTCGATAGCAGAGCACCATGTTGGTAAACCGCATCTTCTAAGAACGATAATGACCTCCTTTGATACAAGCGCGTCACAATTAGACTGTTGGTGTGACATACACACACCTATTAGCGGTGCATAGTAATCTTCACCTCGTGTATAAATTGGCTGAAGATGCAATTGCATAAAAAGCAAACACTCAAGTGCATAGTCACTGAAAACAATAAACCAAGATCAGAAGTTGCGACTGGAAGTCTTTGGTGGAAAACATAAAATCGTCATGCAGACTGACGTTTCCTGTGTTTTATGAGTACAtcacattttcatcttttattAACAAAGTAAGATTGTTTCAATCAGCCAAGTTGTCCGAGATTGACTGAGAAAGCCCGCCAGTTGTGACCACAACACTGGTGAACCAACATTTCGTTCTCGCGTCAACTCAGCGGGTGCATATTGGATGGCTCAAATTTTGGAtcgcaaggcaaaaaaaaaggctccttaTCAAACCCAATAAACATCTAATTTTTTAGGTTGATTGCAGTTCAGTAACCCTGTCATGGCGCATTTCCCAAAACACATAACAGACTGTCAATCGTTCAATAGCTTATATTCTTCGATATCCATTTTAAGGGCTTAAGATGATAATTATATTTATTCAAGTAAAATCTTTTCCTTTAGTATTGATCCTGTAATGAAGTCTGGGTGACCTGCCTTATTTAGAAAATGCACAAGACACACGGGGAAGAAATAATTGCAACTCTTAAGTCCTCCGTTCTTAACCAAAAAGTCACAGGCTGCTGCTGAGCGCATTACATTCAGTTCTCCATTACagtaaaaatgtcaatttgcAGCACGATATTGTCGATGCAATGGAAAACTGGGAGGACGGAGCGATAACTAGCTGCCCCAAGAAGCCCCCTTGGCCTCCTCTGCACACCCAACATGCGTATTTTTCAGTCGGACAATTCAAACCACAAGAGCAACAAAGAAAAGCGCTTCACTACAGGAAGTTGGAGcttggagagattttttttttaagtagtcaAACTTCTGGATGGAATCTTACAGTGAGATGGTGTTAAGTGTTTGTGAGTCCACAGCACAATCAGTTCATTGAGCAGTCCTCTCCCTCTGTGTTTGTGTCGGTGTCAGAGCAGGCTGTGTCCATGGCGACATGGGCGGGGCTTACAATGACGGCTCGTCTTTGCTCCTCCTCTGCGCTTGCTCTCCTCTCCTGAGTGCGCTCGATGTGATGGATAGCCTGAGAGGAGCAAACGGATGATGCAGCAAATATTCCACAATGAACCTCCACAATCTAATGGGATCTGCtatcaaaacattttgtacatGTTTATTACTGTGGTTGTAGTTCATCATACCCTTTGTAATAAGATACTGTACACCAGAAGTATCAAACCTTTTTGTCATGTACCGCTTTGGCGTTGTTCTTTCCCtgagagggccgttatgactggtACGGATTtgagcaagaaacatgaagtggACGCAGATGATTTGCTTCAGTGGGCCATATTAAATGATGCGTCACCGGGCCTTGAGTTGAGTCTCCTGTCTGTATACTCTAAGTACGGTGCAGTAAAACAAgcacaccactgcaaactacaaccataATTTAATAGCTCTTTGACAGGAAACTGAACAATTACTGTTTTTATAAAGGCAGAAGATTTTGATTCAACTAATGTATTGGACGCTATTTAATTGTGCCCGTGTTGTGCATTATCGAGAAGATGTAAAGGACATACCTGCACAATGGTGTCCAGGTTTTGTCTCGACGTAGACATGGTGCTGTTGTGGAGAGACGAGCTCATGGTTACCACGGTGACGTGGTGATGTTGTTGCTGGGTTAGTGTCGGCGCTGGCACGATGACTGTCGGGTGGTGGGTTGAGGCGATGGGCGTAGGGGAGGTCTCCAACTGAAAACACATACAAATCACCTTTGTTACATCAGCGGGTCACTTCAATGTCAACACACAACAATAATGTATATTCAGTCATGCCTGATGACTCTGAATACAAGCAAAAATGTGTGGTttgtaataaaataattaacattTTCCATCACTGTAGTCTCTTGGAATACAGGTGGATTTTACATGTATAATGTGTGTGACCAACCTTTGGACTACGAGGTGGTCTGTCTGCCGCTTGGATTTGTTGTAGCCGCAACAGTGTCTGGCTCTGGAGCTGCGCATGCTCCTCGTCCACCTGCTGGGTGATCACCCTGAGGCGATCCGGGTGCCCTTGGGTGTCCAGAGAGCGCACCTGAATCCAAACAAACGGAAGCAAGCTGTGGTAAACCAAATGTGCCAGATACATAGAATGGCAGTATTGAGAATCACTCCCTATCCACGATTTGATGCACGATATATCGCGAGTTGGCCATTATGTTGATCAAGTGTGAAGTGCGTATAGGTTAGGTTGTCCCCTGTATTGCGTCCTTGGTATGTTCTATAATGCAGCTTCAAAATAACAGTGATGGGCATCTTAAAATGTCCCATGGTGCATTGCAACGATACAGAAAAATGATGTTCCCTTTATAATGTACTGTTTGATTCTCAGCACAAGACAAATCCTTGAACTGTGGTGCGAAAAGTATCTTTGAGCAAGACGGATGCTGGCAATCAAGCATTGGTATGAATATGGCACCTGCACAATTGTCAGCGTTTTGAGCGGCAACCGCACGATGTGGGGATTACAAAACAACTTCATTCAATGTTATGCTCACCTGCTCCTCCAGCTGCATGCGAGCGGAGCGTTCTCGGTCCAGCTGCTGGCGTAACTCCAACATTTCCCTCCTCAGCTCCTCCACCTTTTCCTCATCCAGAGTGTCAGGAGAGCCGATGCCTTCATCCTTCTCCTCCGCTCGCCTCCTCTTGGGCGAGGAACCGCTGAACTCCTGCAGTCACAATGTGGCAACAGTGTGAGACAGAAATCACACACACTATACACTGACTTAAAgcaaaactattctttgaacaACATCACAAAGGTTACATGCTTGAAAGACGCCGCCGGGACACTAGGGCCTACCTGTATGAAGCGTTTGAGCTGGTTGTTCTGTGACAGGAGCTGCGTCTTTTCCTGCTCCAAGGTGAAGATGTAGTCTGCTGTCTGTTGCAAGATGGCTGCCTGCAGAGAGACGCAAAAGTGAATACACCAAGCAGAACGGATGATATCGCGTGCTATcgagtgtacacacacacgcgagcacacacacacacacacacgatgtttTTATGTAGGTTAAGATGTCCCAATGTATCGCCATGTACCTTGCTTAGTTTCTCCCCATCTGTGTGAGGCAGGAGAGTTTTCAGGGACTGGAAGCCCGCATTGATGCTTTGCATGCGCCGCCGCTCATTGCTGTTGGCGATTTCGCGTCGGATTCGTCTCTCCTGGTCTTGTGCCGTCTCTGGACTGAAGGGAATGTTGGCCAGACTAAGGAACAGTCACAGGGCATAGGTAATAATTTATGTTTTCATATGAAATTGGGAGAAGCTGCTCGTAGCAACATCATAAATGTAAATGCTCAAAAGTGGGTCAGAAGCCATACTTGAGCTGACAATATGTGCCGTTAACTCAACACTTTCACACAAAGCACACACACTGGACAAAAATACagccaaaataaaatacaatagtgGATCAGACACACACTAATAATTGGAGAAAACTTGGCCTAACTTGACCCCTTCGCATTCCTTGACCTGAACTGCCTCTGCATCACAGTTTAAATGAACTCTATGAGTTGCAAACCCACCTCACCCTCAAGGTTGTCGCTTAACATGTTCACCATTAAAACGAGATTAAGGCACAGAGATGACAACTAACCCAAGGAGAGAAACCAGTAGAACTTGAACTGAGGTGTTTATAAAACACCCCAGGTCAGAGAGCAACTAGCTTGTGTGGTTTAAAAAGGATACGATCATTGTGGGTGGGGAAACCACACAAACAGAGAGCGAAAGGGAATTTTCAACTTTGTGGTTACTAGCCAGTAACACTGGCGGGAAAAACAAAAGTAGGTGTCTACTTTCTAAATGAAAATGATATAAGTAAGGGAGGAAGAAAATGTGTAAATAAGAATGGTATAAATGGAACAAAATGAGATTGGTGAAAAATGCTGGGATGCTTTTTTTCATTATGagcatttattaaattaaacttTAATAAGTCCAATTGTAATAAATCAATGTCAATATACCGGTATGTATAAATTATCATTCATCCAGGTCACTGAAATCGAATATATCTGTACTATTCAGTTTGCCG encodes:
- the wdr19 gene encoding WD repeat-containing protein 19 codes for the protein MKSIFTLIDNAWMGSKLLYKWQTSLGNYIAVAGQDSSVKIFDRHGHKWTEISLPGRCVGMDWDKDGDILAVIAAKSSSIYLWDASINKTSKIDSGMRDHISLIVWSKMGPLLAAGTAKGNLLIYNQQTSHKIPILGKHTKKITCGCWNAQNLLALGCDDNNLSISNQEGDTIREIKLRGAPADIYFSMMKTSERNSQGENTVSVCVDKKILVLFSITNTEDWYELAFEASYGRIVSYRWFGDGYILIGFSHGYFVVISTHVREIGHELCQARNHKDSLNSVAISSALNKAASCGDNSIKIHDLSDLKYISNVIQLEDETKGLDQLSWTDDGQLLAVSTQRGTLHVFLTKLPILGDSFGTRLAYLTSLLEVTVSNYGIPPVAIQVEVEPTFVAVGPYHVAVGMNNKAWFYAPLLEQESAFTKLREIEYFGTVANMCLNAKYAAALFNGKVQLHMIDGSEQEERKQMKLFPDDDRKGRILCHALTADFLYYGTDLGNVVCVLVEDWETVSTYSHTVALSKVFPDVNGTRLIFIDDKKSGFLLTLSSAADLCLELPNFSPTITGVLWDNWHADRVVFVAFDDDKVYTYAVHKTTIYGPRVVLVGSTPLLSSQKPLLLYNGVLTCQTASGKISEVALSTHSFLEHSTSTPSGSQPELCKQLTQALQLKRFYEAWDLCLTEGSEADKAEIGKACLVHMEVELAIHFYRMSGNVGMVMSLQAIQGIEDYNLLAGHLAMFLEDFCLAQDLYLASSCPIAALEMRRDLLHWDSALKLAKGLAEDQIPFLSKEYAVHLEFIGDYMNALAHYEKGMTHNNKFQEHDEVCQAGVARMSIRMGDIRRGVAQAIQHPSRVLKKECAAILESMKQFSEAAQLYEKGQCYDKAASVYIRCKNWVKVGELLPNVTSSKIHLQYAKAKEADGNYKEAAQAYGSAKDWDNVTRVLLDHLKNPEGAVRIVRETQSIEGAKMVARFFLSLNDYGSAIHFLVLSQCNDEAFQLAQQHRQMEVYADIIGSDATLEDYQSIALYFEAEKNHLQAGKFFQKCGQYNRALKHFLKCPNTEDSLALDMAIETVGQAKDSSLTNLLIEYLMGESDGIPKDAKYLFRLYMALQQYREAARTAIIIAREEQNAGNYRSSHNVLFSMYTQLQAHKIKIPAEMATNLMILHSYLLGKVHIKRKDHLKGARMLIRVSKNISKFPAHVVPILTSAVIECHRAGLKNSAFGFAAMLMRPEYRNEIHQNYRKKIEAMVRRPDTSELEEETTPCPYCGFQLPQNELLCISCKNNLPYCIATGRHMLKEDWSVCPHCEFPALYSQFILLLETETVCPMCSETLSAQQVKKIKDCSKHLQTDQVDQ
- the LOC127613795 gene encoding transcription factor AP-4-like isoform X2, which gives rise to MEYFMMPTEKIPNLQQFKKTEKDVIGGLCSPETAQDQERRIRREIANSNERRRMQSINAGFQSLKTLLPHTDGEKLSKAAILQQTADYIFTLEQEKTQLLSQNNQLKRFIQEFSGSSPKRRRAEEKDEGIGSPDTLDEEKVEELRREMLELRQQLDRERSARMQLEEQVRSLDTQGHPDRLRVITQQVDEEHAQLQSQTLLRLQQIQAADRPPRSPKLETSPTPIASTHHPTVIVPAPTLTQQQHHHVTVVTMSSSLHNSTMSTSRQNLDTIVQAIHHIERTQERRASAEEEQRRAVIVSPAHVAMDTACSDTDTNTEGEDCSMN
- the LOC127613795 gene encoding transcription factor AP-4-like isoform X1; protein product: MEYFMMPTEKIPNLQQFKKTEKDVIGGLCSLANIPFSPETAQDQERRIRREIANSNERRRMQSINAGFQSLKTLLPHTDGEKLSKAAILQQTADYIFTLEQEKTQLLSQNNQLKRFIQEFSGSSPKRRRAEEKDEGIGSPDTLDEEKVEELRREMLELRQQLDRERSARMQLEEQVRSLDTQGHPDRLRVITQQVDEEHAQLQSQTLLRLQQIQAADRPPRSPKLETSPTPIASTHHPTVIVPAPTLTQQQHHHVTVVTMSSSLHNSTMSTSRQNLDTIVQAIHHIERTQERRASAEEEQRRAVIVSPAHVAMDTACSDTDTNTEGEDCSMN